In the genome of Notamacropus eugenii isolate mMacEug1 chromosome 5, mMacEug1.pri_v2, whole genome shotgun sequence, one region contains:
- the LOC140508304 gene encoding uncharacterized protein isoform X2, with protein sequence MPFPGQEHEGRHDLWTADCRAPVETRLEINEITRELGIPLEECDLQTFKSDGPWDFNLREIHNFIMKVGKNPNSDCEFDEIGKRFRQSSILNHWKKMTSRNVYLPGSEYRKCFPEKVKLFQCPGKIPEMQTHPGNKWEMALRRSSVLLRPQKSDSREMLSVSNKGGKAFTHQQIPIEKEPDECNEWEAASSPQSSLPCQPMLHPRMKNYACHQSGKGFGMKSDGDGFQKIDAGEKFYKNNECRKTDCFRSLPIAQNRIHSREKPFECQQCGKAFINSGSLAVHQRIHTGEKPYECTQCGKTFKHSSPFAAHQRIHTGEKPFECDQCGKAFTERSNLVKHQRTHTGEKPFECNQCGKAFTQKGHLAAHQRIHTGEKPFECNQCGKAFRKRQVLVIHQRIHSREKPYECNQCGKAFRKRQVLVVHQRIHSGEKPYECNQCGKAFTHKDTLVAHQRIHTGEKPYECSQCGKAFTQRCHLASHQRIHTGEKPFECNQCGKAFIQRQILLVHQKIHTEGKPYKCN encoded by the exons ATGCCCTTCCCAGGGCAGGAGCATGAAGGAAGGCATGACCTCTGGACTGCTGACTGCCGGGCTCCAG tagagACCAGGttggaaataaatgaaataacaagAGAGCTGGGAATTCCTTTGGAAGAATGTGACCTGCAAACATTCAAGAGTGATGGTCCCTGGGACTTCAATTTGAGAGAAATTCATAACTTTATTATGAAAGTAGGTAAAAATCCAAACAGTGACTGTGAATTTGATGAAATTGGAAAGAGATTCAGACAGTCTTCCATCCTAAATCATTGGAAGAAAATGACCTCAAGGAATGTATATCTTCCAGGTAGTGAATATAGGAAATGTTTCCCTGAAAAGGTAAAGCTTTTTCAGTGCCCTGGGAAGATTCCTGAAATGCAAACGCATCCAGGTAATAAATGGGAAATGGCCTTGAGGCGGAGTTCAGTCCTCCTTAGACCTCAGAAAAGTGATAGTAGAGAAATGCTTTCTGTAAGTAATAAAGGTGGGAAGGCCTTTACTCATCAGCAAATTCCCATTGAAAAGGAGCctgatgaatgtaatgaatgggAAGCAGCCTCATCCCCCCAATCATCTCTTCCTTGTCAACCCATGCTTCACCCTAGAATGAAAAATTATGCATGTCATCAGTCTGGGAAAGGCTTTGGTATGAAATCAGATGGGGATGGATTTCAGAAGATTGATGCTGGTGAgaagttttataaaaataatgaatgtaGGAAGACTGACTGTTTCAGATCTCTCCCTATTGCCCAAAATAGAATCCACAGTAGAGAGAAACCTTTCGAATGTCaacagtgtggaaaggctttcataaACAGTGGAagtcttgctgtacatcagagaatccacactggagagaagccttatgaatgtactcagtgtggaaagactttcaaacACAGCTCCCCTTTTGctgcccatcagagaatccacactggagagaagccttttgaatgtgatcaatgtggaaaggctttcacagagAGGAGCAATCTAGTTAAACATCAGAGaacccacactggagagaagccttttgaatgtaatcaatgtggaaaggctttcacacagaAGGGCcatcttgctgcacatcagagaatccacactggagagaagccttttgaatgtaatcagtgtggaaaggctttcagaaagaGGCAGGTACTTGTTatccatcagagaatccacagtagagagaaaccttatgaatgtaatcagtgtggaaaggctttcagaaagaGGCAGGTACTTGTTgtccatcagagaatccacagtggagagaaaccttatgaatgtaatcagtgtggaaaggctttcacccACAAGGACACTCTTGttgcccatcagagaatccacactggagagaaaccttatgaatgtagtcaatgtggaaaggctttcacacagaGGTGCCATCTTGcttcacatcagagaatccatactggagagaagccttttgaatgtaatcagtgtggaaaggctttcatacAGAGGCAGATACTTCTTGTCCATCAGAAAATCCACACCGAAgggaaaccttataaatgtaattaa
- the LOC140508304 gene encoding uncharacterized protein isoform X1 translates to MESPEVAVGAPRLQCGGGSLDISRPCPSQGRSMKEGMTSGLLTAGLQELVTFKDVVVYFSKEEWCLLDHSQKELYKEVMLENIQNLLFLIETRLEINEITRELGIPLEECDLQTFKSDGPWDFNLREIHNFIMKVGKNPNSDCEFDEIGKRFRQSSILNHWKKMTSRNVYLPGSEYRKCFPEKVKLFQCPGKIPEMQTHPGNKWEMALRRSSVLLRPQKSDSREMLSVSNKGGKAFTHQQIPIEKEPDECNEWEAASSPQSSLPCQPMLHPRMKNYACHQSGKGFGMKSDGDGFQKIDAGEKFYKNNECRKTDCFRSLPIAQNRIHSREKPFECQQCGKAFINSGSLAVHQRIHTGEKPYECTQCGKTFKHSSPFAAHQRIHTGEKPFECDQCGKAFTERSNLVKHQRTHTGEKPFECNQCGKAFTQKGHLAAHQRIHTGEKPFECNQCGKAFRKRQVLVIHQRIHSREKPYECNQCGKAFRKRQVLVVHQRIHSGEKPYECNQCGKAFTHKDTLVAHQRIHTGEKPYECSQCGKAFTQRCHLASHQRIHTGEKPFECNQCGKAFIQRQILLVHQKIHTEGKPYKCN, encoded by the exons ATGGAGTCTCCAGAGGTTGCTGTGGGGGCACCGAGGCTTCAGTGTGGAGGCGGGAG CTTGGACATCTCAAGACCATGCCCTTCCCAGGGCAGGAGCATGAAGGAAGGCATGACCTCTGGACTGCTGACTGCCGGGCTCCAG GAATtggtgacattcaaggatgtggTTGTGTACTTCAGCAAGGAAGAGTGGTGCCTGTTGGACCATTCACAGAAAGAGCTGTAcaaggaggtcatgctggagaataTCCAAAATCTGCTGTTCCTGA tagagACCAGGttggaaataaatgaaataacaagAGAGCTGGGAATTCCTTTGGAAGAATGTGACCTGCAAACATTCAAGAGTGATGGTCCCTGGGACTTCAATTTGAGAGAAATTCATAACTTTATTATGAAAGTAGGTAAAAATCCAAACAGTGACTGTGAATTTGATGAAATTGGAAAGAGATTCAGACAGTCTTCCATCCTAAATCATTGGAAGAAAATGACCTCAAGGAATGTATATCTTCCAGGTAGTGAATATAGGAAATGTTTCCCTGAAAAGGTAAAGCTTTTTCAGTGCCCTGGGAAGATTCCTGAAATGCAAACGCATCCAGGTAATAAATGGGAAATGGCCTTGAGGCGGAGTTCAGTCCTCCTTAGACCTCAGAAAAGTGATAGTAGAGAAATGCTTTCTGTAAGTAATAAAGGTGGGAAGGCCTTTACTCATCAGCAAATTCCCATTGAAAAGGAGCctgatgaatgtaatgaatgggAAGCAGCCTCATCCCCCCAATCATCTCTTCCTTGTCAACCCATGCTTCACCCTAGAATGAAAAATTATGCATGTCATCAGTCTGGGAAAGGCTTTGGTATGAAATCAGATGGGGATGGATTTCAGAAGATTGATGCTGGTGAgaagttttataaaaataatgaatgtaGGAAGACTGACTGTTTCAGATCTCTCCCTATTGCCCAAAATAGAATCCACAGTAGAGAGAAACCTTTCGAATGTCaacagtgtggaaaggctttcataaACAGTGGAagtcttgctgtacatcagagaatccacactggagagaagccttatgaatgtactcagtgtggaaagactttcaaacACAGCTCCCCTTTTGctgcccatcagagaatccacactggagagaagccttttgaatgtgatcaatgtggaaaggctttcacagagAGGAGCAATCTAGTTAAACATCAGAGaacccacactggagagaagccttttgaatgtaatcaatgtggaaaggctttcacacagaAGGGCcatcttgctgcacatcagagaatccacactggagagaagccttttgaatgtaatcagtgtggaaaggctttcagaaagaGGCAGGTACTTGTTatccatcagagaatccacagtagagagaaaccttatgaatgtaatcagtgtggaaaggctttcagaaagaGGCAGGTACTTGTTgtccatcagagaatccacagtggagagaaaccttatgaatgtaatcagtgtggaaaggctttcacccACAAGGACACTCTTGttgcccatcagagaatccacactggagagaaaccttatgaatgtagtcaatgtggaaaggctttcacacagaGGTGCCATCTTGcttcacatcagagaatccatactggagagaagccttttgaatgtaatcagtgtggaaaggctttcatacAGAGGCAGATACTTCTTGTCCATCAGAAAATCCACACCGAAgggaaaccttataaatgtaattaa